One window from the genome of Halomicrobium zhouii encodes:
- a CDS encoding SWIM zinc finger family protein yields MTLIEPHTDTRKTALAPDLRRLDDRAARAWTERMAVRPLGEGRYAVDAESGATYVVDLPERSCTCPDNRIRHQHCKHLRRVAIEITSHRVPPPGKTLARCDSCEAETFVEEDAPGPHLCPACNLEPGDVVFDRETGDRLVVRAVTDRRADEVAIDAADTTVADYPTNEGYPTDDLVVEASYLSDVTRRRTRDRRYSFPLSRLELADDAELVQ; encoded by the coding sequence ATGACGCTCATCGAACCCCACACGGACACCCGGAAGACCGCACTCGCACCGGACCTTCGCCGGCTCGACGACCGGGCCGCGCGCGCCTGGACCGAGCGGATGGCGGTCCGGCCGCTGGGCGAGGGCCGCTACGCCGTCGACGCCGAGAGCGGCGCGACGTACGTCGTCGACCTGCCCGAGCGCTCGTGTACGTGTCCCGACAACCGGATCCGACACCAGCACTGCAAGCACCTGCGCCGCGTCGCCATCGAGATAACCTCCCATCGCGTGCCCCCGCCGGGCAAGACCCTGGCGCGCTGTGACTCCTGCGAGGCGGAGACGTTCGTCGAGGAGGACGCGCCCGGTCCTCACCTCTGTCCCGCGTGCAACCTCGAACCCGGCGACGTGGTCTTCGACCGCGAGACCGGCGACCGCCTCGTCGTCCGGGCCGTCACCGACCGGCGGGCCGACGAGGTCGCCATCGACGCCGCCGACACCACCGTGGCCGACTACCCGACCAACGAGGGATACCCGACGGACGACCTCGTGGTCGAGGCGAGCTATTTGAGCGACGTCACGCGCCGGCGGACCCGGGACAGGCGCTACTCGTTCCCGCTCTCGCGCCTGGAACTGGCTGACGACGCCGAGCTCGTTCAGTAG
- a CDS encoding DUF7472 family protein — translation MDVDRETVYQLLLAGGAVTLFIAGAVYVSSNYGANGSLTAEGGTMLVGVLGLFIVLMLGAGLLLERMEF, via the coding sequence ATGGACGTTGATCGGGAGACGGTCTACCAGCTCCTCCTGGCGGGCGGTGCCGTGACGCTGTTTATCGCCGGGGCAGTCTACGTCAGTTCTAACTACGGGGCCAACGGCAGCCTCACCGCCGAGGGCGGGACGATGCTCGTCGGCGTGCTCGGCCTCTTCATCGTGCTGATGCTCGGCGCTGGCCTCTTGCTCGAACGCATGGAGTTCTGA
- the priL gene encoding DNA primase regulatory subunit PriL — MQPLHARYPFLQSAREAVDAAGVDLAQVVATEDDVVERALERVEWAITDGSVGEPHRRTRVELLSYPVARVLVSLVDAHVCTRKYAQAEAESARERFGEEFAADDELKSTRTERLRLADLLAEFDLTSSVHEDPDGDGYRVDVGAYLDLAADQWGDEWRLVNRPLTDGQVPVTEQELHVLLKQAIRHRIDDGLPFSVPDAIADELTDEVERVQEVLADLDLTRDIDTVVPELFPPCMQALLDKVQKGEHLEHHSRFAIATFLTSIGMTTDEIVELFQVNPGFGEDATRYQVDHIRGDTSPTEYSTPSCATMQSYGDCINPDDLCDTISHPMAYYEKKIDDAEDDELEDWRDAQEAKSESD; from the coding sequence ATGCAACCACTCCACGCGCGCTACCCGTTCCTCCAGTCGGCCCGGGAGGCCGTCGACGCTGCTGGCGTGGACCTGGCGCAGGTCGTGGCGACGGAGGACGACGTCGTCGAGCGCGCGCTGGAGCGCGTCGAGTGGGCGATCACCGACGGGAGCGTCGGCGAGCCACACCGCCGGACGCGGGTCGAGTTGCTCTCCTATCCCGTCGCGCGCGTCCTCGTCTCGCTCGTCGACGCCCACGTCTGCACCCGGAAGTACGCCCAGGCCGAGGCCGAGTCGGCCCGCGAGCGCTTCGGCGAGGAGTTCGCGGCCGACGACGAGTTGAAGAGCACCCGGACGGAGCGGCTGCGACTCGCCGACCTGCTCGCCGAGTTCGACCTGACGAGTTCCGTCCACGAGGACCCGGACGGCGACGGCTACCGCGTCGACGTCGGCGCGTACCTCGACCTGGCCGCGGACCAGTGGGGCGACGAGTGGCGGCTGGTCAACCGGCCGCTCACCGACGGCCAGGTCCCGGTCACCGAGCAGGAGCTCCACGTCCTGCTGAAGCAGGCGATCCGCCACCGGATCGACGACGGCCTGCCGTTCTCGGTGCCCGACGCCATCGCCGACGAACTCACCGACGAGGTCGAGCGCGTCCAGGAGGTGCTCGCCGACCTGGACCTGACCCGCGACATCGACACGGTCGTCCCGGAGCTGTTCCCGCCCTGTATGCAGGCGCTGCTGGACAAGGTCCAGAAGGGCGAACACCTCGAACACCACTCGCGCTTTGCCATCGCCACGTTCCTCACGAGCATCGGGATGACGACCGACGAGATCGTCGAACTGTTCCAGGTCAACCCGGGCTTCGGCGAGGACGCCACGCGCTACCAGGTCGACCACATCCGCGGCGACACCAGCCCGACGGAGTACTCGACGCCCTCGTGTGCGACGATGCAGTCCTACGGCGACTGCATCAACCCGGACGACCTCTGTGACACCATCTCGCATCCGATGGCCTACTACGAGAAGAAGATCGACGACGCCGAGGACGACGAACTCGAAGACTGGCGCGACGCCCAGGAAGCGAAGTCGGAATCAGACTGA
- a CDS encoding sugar phosphate isomerase/epimerase family protein, which translates to MISQGFMVGQRADYEDALAFADDREFDFVEVNMEHGFERRTIDPESVGDAAVDHGVGLVAHLPYRLDPGSPHEHVREGAIRELEAALDAAAAMGADRAVFHGVSKAHPDTWDHDDVREWIYDTVRRVAGHADDLGVTPCVENLKSPYFGAGDFPDLFERTDAAGCLDTGHAYVTGQGGKEQADLIREHGDRIDHVHINETRRDEEDEHLPVGLGFVDFDAIATAMVETDWEGTCTHELWPYRPEYAAESRRQFERLLSESSQVA; encoded by the coding sequence ATGATCAGCCAGGGGTTCATGGTCGGCCAGCGGGCGGACTACGAGGACGCGCTCGCGTTCGCCGACGACCGGGAGTTCGACTTCGTCGAGGTGAACATGGAACACGGGTTCGAACGGCGGACCATCGATCCCGAAAGTGTCGGCGACGCCGCGGTCGACCACGGCGTCGGCCTGGTCGCGCACCTCCCGTATCGACTGGACCCCGGGTCGCCCCACGAGCACGTCCGCGAGGGGGCGATCCGGGAACTGGAAGCCGCGCTCGACGCGGCGGCGGCGATGGGCGCGGACCGGGCGGTGTTCCACGGCGTCTCGAAGGCCCACCCGGACACCTGGGACCACGACGACGTCCGGGAGTGGATATACGACACCGTCCGGCGGGTGGCGGGACACGCCGACGACCTGGGGGTCACGCCCTGCGTCGAGAACCTGAAGTCGCCCTACTTCGGCGCCGGGGACTTCCCCGACCTCTTCGAGCGGACCGACGCCGCGGGCTGTCTCGACACCGGGCACGCCTACGTGACCGGGCAAGGGGGCAAAGAGCAGGCGGACCTGATCCGCGAGCACGGCGACCGCATCGACCACGTCCACATCAACGAGACCCGGCGGGACGAGGAGGACGAGCACCTGCCCGTCGGCCTCGGATTCGTCGACTTCGACGCCATCGCGACGGCGATGGTCGAGACGGACTGGGAAGGAACCTGTACGCACGAGCTGTGGCCCTACCGGCCGGAGTACGCCGCCGAGAGCAGGCGCCAGTTCGAGCGCCTACTCAGCGAGTCGTCACAGGTGGCGTGA
- a CDS encoding DUF7139 domain-containing protein has protein sequence MESLGDAYTGSRFEGRDPRRVYAGAALVAVGVAAIVAAIVVGTGSVNGLVGADGVVAAQGIAGVVAGLAIPALMIGVVVVLPASRRERLGVLAGTVLCLGGVWLFTQSYPHSWTDGANQMAFPTMLTYFAGGSLAFWFVFTAIAEFHVRNNPTDEVSLELKRQGETKTVQLSRQEYQHYRKAIRGDGGQTEQVIRELESRFDD, from the coding sequence ATGGAGAGTCTCGGCGACGCCTACACCGGTTCACGCTTCGAGGGGCGGGACCCGAGACGCGTCTACGCCGGGGCCGCGCTGGTCGCCGTCGGCGTGGCAGCCATCGTCGCGGCCATCGTCGTCGGGACCGGGTCGGTCAACGGCCTCGTCGGCGCCGACGGCGTCGTCGCGGCCCAGGGCATCGCCGGCGTCGTCGCGGGGCTGGCCATCCCGGCGCTGATGATCGGCGTCGTCGTCGTGCTGCCAGCGAGCCGTCGCGAGCGCCTGGGCGTCCTCGCCGGGACCGTGCTCTGTCTCGGTGGTGTCTGGCTGTTCACGCAGTCCTATCCGCACAGCTGGACCGACGGGGCCAACCAGATGGCGTTCCCGACGATGCTCACCTACTTCGCCGGGGGTAGCCTCGCGTTCTGGTTCGTCTTCACCGCCATCGCCGAGTTCCACGTCCGGAACAACCCGACCGACGAGGTCAGCCTGGAACTCAAGCGGCAGGGCGAGACGAAGACTGTCCAGCTGTCCCGGCAGGAGTACCAGCACTACCGGAAGGCCATCCGCGGCGACGGCGGCCAGACGGAGCAGGTTATTCGGGAACTGGAGTCGCGGTTCGACGACTGA
- a CDS encoding DNA polymerase sliding clamp, which produces MFNAIVSADTLQAALDSVSVLVDECKIHLDEDGIEIRAVDPANVGMVDMTLEASAFESYETDGGLIGVNLARLEDIAGMGDAGQLVHLELDEETRKLHIAIDGLEYTLALIDPDSIRQEPDLPDLDLPAHVVIEGRDIARSVKAADMVSDHIALGVDSADELFYVDAEGDTDDVHLELDEGDLIDLTAGDAHSLFSLDYLKNMNKAIPKDAEVRMELGEEFPVKMHFDFAEGQGNVTYMLAPRIQSE; this is translated from the coding sequence ATGTTCAACGCTATCGTGAGCGCGGACACGCTCCAGGCTGCTCTCGACTCTGTGAGCGTGCTGGTGGACGAGTGCAAGATCCACCTCGACGAGGACGGCATCGAGATCCGTGCCGTCGACCCGGCCAACGTCGGCATGGTCGACATGACGCTGGAAGCCAGCGCCTTCGAATCCTACGAGACCGACGGCGGCCTCATCGGCGTCAACCTCGCCCGCCTCGAGGACATCGCCGGGATGGGCGACGCCGGCCAGCTCGTCCACCTCGAACTCGACGAGGAGACCCGCAAGCTCCACATCGCCATCGACGGCCTGGAGTACACCCTCGCGCTCATCGACCCCGACTCCATCCGCCAGGAGCCGGACCTGCCGGATCTCGACCTGCCGGCCCACGTCGTCATCGAGGGCCGCGACATCGCCCGCTCGGTGAAGGCCGCCGACATGGTCTCGGACCACATCGCGCTCGGCGTCGATTCGGCCGACGAACTGTTCTACGTCGACGCGGAGGGCGACACCGACGACGTCCACCTCGAACTCGACGAGGGCGACCTGATCGACCTGACCGCCGGCGACGCACACTCCCTGTTCTCGCTCGACTACCTGAAGAACATGAACAAGGCCATCCCGAAGGACGCCGAGGTCCGGATGGAACTGGGTGAGGAGTTCCCCGTCAAGATGCACTTCGACTTCGCCGAGGGCCAGGGCAACGTGACGTACATGCTGGCTCCCAGAATCCAGAGCGAGTAA
- the nirK gene encoding copper-containing nitrite reductase, translating to MSSVPLTTRRRVLQALGVGGATAVAGCVSTPGTIEEPQVDQSTPQEPSMNPAKATDVDRVAADPTDIPSPIDRDEPTTHDIEMTTKEVVAEVEPGVTYTYMTFDEQIPGPMIRVRVGDTVNLTVTNDESNSMPHNIDLHAVRGPGGGAEASMVTPGETATFRFKTTYAGAFVYHCAVPNMDYHISSGMFGMILVEPEEGLPAVDHELYFGQHELYTTGEAGEEGHHDFDFETQRAEDPTYVLVNGEKYAITPDGYGVPTVGTDETVRVFFADGGPNLTSSLHPIGSVWDEVYPQGSVESRPQVNVQTTPVMPGSAVVATMHNPVPGPIKLVDHALSRVARKGALAVVSVEGEEDPEIFDADPA from the coding sequence ATGTCATCAGTCCCGCTCACGACGCGTCGGCGCGTGTTGCAAGCCCTCGGTGTCGGCGGTGCGACCGCCGTCGCCGGGTGCGTCTCCACGCCGGGGACCATCGAAGAACCGCAAGTCGACCAGAGCACGCCCCAGGAGCCATCCATGAACCCAGCCAAAGCCACCGACGTCGACCGCGTCGCCGCGGACCCGACCGACATTCCATCGCCCATCGACCGTGACGAACCGACCACCCACGACATCGAGATGACGACGAAGGAAGTCGTCGCCGAGGTCGAGCCCGGGGTCACGTACACGTACATGACCTTCGACGAGCAGATTCCGGGGCCGATGATCCGCGTTCGCGTCGGCGACACGGTGAACCTCACTGTCACCAACGACGAGAGCAACTCGATGCCCCACAACATCGACCTGCACGCGGTGCGCGGGCCGGGCGGCGGCGCCGAGGCGTCGATGGTCACTCCCGGCGAGACCGCGACGTTCCGGTTCAAGACGACGTACGCGGGCGCGTTCGTCTACCACTGCGCCGTGCCGAACATGGACTACCACATCTCCTCGGGGATGTTCGGGATGATCCTGGTCGAGCCAGAGGAGGGTCTGCCAGCGGTGGACCACGAGCTCTACTTCGGCCAGCACGAGCTCTACACCACGGGTGAGGCCGGCGAAGAGGGCCACCACGACTTCGACTTCGAGACCCAGCGTGCGGAGGACCCGACCTACGTCCTCGTCAACGGCGAGAAGTACGCCATCACGCCGGACGGCTACGGCGTGCCGACCGTCGGGACCGACGAGACGGTCCGGGTGTTCTTCGCCGACGGCGGGCCAAATCTCACGTCCAGCCTCCACCCCATCGGGTCGGTCTGGGACGAGGTGTACCCGCAGGGGTCGGTCGAGTCCCGGCCGCAGGTCAACGTCCAGACGACGCCGGTGATGCCAGGCTCGGCCGTCGTCGCAACGATGCACAATCCCGTACCCGGACCGATCAAGCTGGTCGACCACGCGCTGAGTCGGGTCGCCCGGAAGGGCGCGCTGGCCGTCGTCTCGGTCGAGGGCGAGGAAGACCCAGAGATATTCGACGCCGACCCGGCCTGA
- a CDS encoding DNA adenine methylase, which produces MVQPVLKWAGGKRQLLSEITARFPESHERYHEPFFGGGAVFFDLAPAEGSINDINRRLVNLYRVVQRQPERLVEENRTHEHSDDYYYDARDEFNRLHAIDDKTADERVREASLFIYLNRTCFNGLYRENQDGEFNVPVGNYVNPDWVQAERVRAVSEALQDTAIHNDDFEYVREAASAGDLVYFDPPYQPVSTTADFNDYHAEGFDRDDQRRLRDLAVDLDEAGVRVVLSNSPPVAELYEEYDSFEVEIVQATRAINSDGDNRGEVAEVIITNVPADERRRRELSEFTD; this is translated from the coding sequence ATGGTCCAGCCGGTGCTGAAGTGGGCGGGCGGGAAGCGCCAGTTACTCTCCGAGATCACTGCTCGCTTCCCCGAGTCCCACGAGCGCTATCACGAGCCCTTCTTCGGCGGCGGCGCCGTCTTCTTCGACCTCGCGCCCGCGGAGGGCTCGATCAACGACATCAACCGACGCCTGGTGAACCTCTATCGCGTCGTCCAGCGCCAGCCCGAGCGACTCGTCGAGGAGAACCGGACACACGAACACTCGGACGACTACTACTACGACGCCCGCGACGAGTTCAACCGACTACACGCTATCGACGACAAGACGGCGGACGAGCGCGTCCGCGAGGCGAGCCTCTTCATCTACCTCAACCGCACCTGCTTCAACGGCCTCTACCGCGAGAACCAGGACGGCGAGTTCAACGTCCCCGTCGGCAACTATGTCAACCCCGACTGGGTCCAGGCCGAGCGGGTCCGCGCCGTCAGCGAAGCGCTCCAGGACACCGCCATCCACAACGACGACTTCGAGTACGTCCGCGAAGCGGCCAGCGCCGGTGACCTGGTCTACTTCGACCCGCCGTACCAGCCAGTGTCGACGACGGCGGACTTCAACGACTACCACGCCGAAGGGTTCGACAGGGACGACCAGCGCCGCCTCCGCGATCTCGCCGTCGACCTGGACGAGGCCGGCGTCCGCGTCGTCCTCTCGAACTCCCCGCCCGTGGCGGAACTGTACGAAGAGTACGACTCGTTCGAGGTGGAGATCGTCCAGGCGACCAGAGCGATCAATTCGGACGGGGACAACCGCGGTGAGGTCGCCGAGGTCATCATCACGAACGTACCAGCCGACGAACGCCGGCGGCGAGAGCTGTCGGAGTTCACCGACTGA
- a CDS encoding 23S rRNA (uridine(2552)-2'-O)-methyltransferase, which translates to MSGKDDYYNRAKQEGYRARSAYKLQQLDETAGLLGEGGTVVDLGAAPGGWLQVAAERVGDGGTVVGVDRQRIDELEEDHGADVELVRGDMTDADTVDEVIDIVGDADTVISDMAPNMTGDYDLDHARSVHLASQAFDVALHVLGSGGDFAAKVFDGRDLDDLKERVENEFEYVREVRPEASRDASSELYLVGKGFLTAPVREGDELEVTIEDVGSEGDGIAKVEGFTLFVGGTEQGETLTVRVDDVKPDFGFAQPLDGY; encoded by the coding sequence ATGAGTGGCAAGGACGACTACTACAACAGGGCCAAGCAGGAGGGGTATCGCGCCCGCTCGGCCTACAAGCTGCAGCAACTCGACGAGACGGCCGGGTTGCTCGGCGAGGGCGGCACCGTCGTCGACCTGGGCGCCGCCCCCGGTGGGTGGCTCCAGGTCGCGGCCGAACGCGTCGGCGACGGGGGCACCGTCGTCGGCGTCGACCGCCAGCGCATCGACGAACTGGAGGAGGACCACGGCGCCGACGTCGAACTGGTCCGCGGCGACATGACCGACGCGGACACCGTCGACGAGGTCATCGACATCGTCGGCGATGCCGATACCGTCATCTCCGACATGGCACCGAACATGACCGGCGACTACGACCTCGACCACGCGCGCTCGGTCCACCTGGCGAGCCAGGCGTTCGACGTCGCCCTGCACGTGCTGGGCAGCGGCGGCGACTTCGCGGCGAAGGTGTTCGACGGCCGCGACCTCGACGACCTCAAGGAACGCGTCGAGAACGAGTTCGAGTACGTCCGCGAGGTCCGCCCCGAGGCCTCCCGCGACGCCTCCTCCGAACTCTACCTCGTCGGCAAGGGCTTCCTCACCGCGCCGGTCCGCGAGGGCGACGAACTCGAGGTGACCATCGAGGACGTCGGCAGCGAGGGCGACGGCATCGCCAAGGTGGAGGGGTTCACCCTCTTCGTCGGCGGGACGGAGCAAGGCGAGACGCTCACCGTGCGCGTCGACGACGTCAAGCCGGACTTCGGCTTCGCACAGCCGCTGGACGGCTACTGA
- a CDS encoding peroxidase-related enzyme (This protein belongs to a clade of uncharacterized proteins related to peroxidases such as the alkylhydroperoxidase AhpD.), which yields MTSAEPAMRRFEVPDVDDLPDDLRERIEEETERAGFTPNVFRALAYRPSHFRAFFAYHDALVEWTELEREEVEMIVVAVSGANDCLYCVVAHGALCRIYAEDPHLAEQLATNHRTANVGDAHLAMLDFAVKLTEQPAEIGEDDFARLEDHGFSRRAIWDIGSVAAFFALSNRLAHLADIRPNAEFYDLGRDQNGNG from the coding sequence ATGACAAGCGCCGAACCAGCGATGCGACGATTCGAGGTCCCCGACGTCGACGACCTTCCGGACGACCTCCGGGAGCGCATCGAGGAAGAGACGGAGCGAGCGGGCTTCACACCGAACGTCTTCCGCGCGCTGGCGTACCGCCCCTCGCACTTCCGGGCCTTCTTCGCCTATCACGACGCGCTGGTCGAGTGGACCGAACTCGAGCGCGAAGAGGTGGAGATGATCGTCGTCGCCGTCAGCGGCGCCAACGACTGCCTCTACTGCGTGGTCGCCCACGGCGCGCTGTGTCGCATCTACGCCGAGGATCCCCACCTCGCCGAGCAACTCGCGACGAACCACCGGACGGCGAACGTCGGCGACGCGCACCTGGCGATGCTCGACTTCGCAGTAAAATTGACCGAGCAGCCCGCCGAGATCGGGGAGGACGATTTCGCCCGCCTGGAGGACCACGGCTTCAGCCGTCGGGCTATCTGGGATATCGGCAGCGTGGCTGCCTTCTTCGCCCTCTCGAACCGGCTGGCCCACCTCGCGGACATACGCCCGAACGCGGAGTTCTACGATCTGGGACGGGACCAGAACGGAAACGGGTGA
- a CDS encoding queuosine precursor transporter, which produces MSDGTATAATPASAPSMAPLQVGLVALFVTALVTAQVTASKLLAFGLPFSLPLGIDALVLPGAALAYALTFFASDCIAELYGKRNAQVVVNVGFVMNFVLLLLIWSTIEAPALPQAAQSVDLDAFRNVLGSSTAIVVASLSAYVVSQNWDVIVFHRLREYTDGDHLWLRNIGSTATSQLLDTVIFVGVGFYVLQGLPFAEALTLVVGQYVFKLLVAVADTPFVYGVVELAKRTDANVVPVRAD; this is translated from the coding sequence ATGAGTGACGGCACTGCGACGGCAGCGACGCCGGCAAGCGCTCCGTCGATGGCGCCGCTGCAGGTGGGGCTGGTCGCGCTGTTCGTCACGGCGCTCGTGACTGCGCAGGTGACGGCGTCGAAGCTGCTGGCGTTCGGGCTGCCGTTCTCGCTGCCGCTCGGCATCGACGCGCTCGTCCTGCCGGGGGCGGCGCTGGCGTACGCGCTGACGTTCTTCGCGTCGGACTGCATCGCAGAGCTGTACGGCAAGCGGAACGCCCAGGTGGTGGTCAACGTCGGCTTCGTGATGAACTTCGTCTTACTGCTCCTGATCTGGTCGACCATCGAGGCGCCGGCGCTCCCCCAGGCCGCCCAGTCCGTCGACCTCGACGCCTTCCGGAACGTGCTGGGCTCCAGCACGGCCATCGTCGTCGCCAGCCTCTCGGCGTACGTCGTCAGCCAGAACTGGGACGTGATCGTCTTCCACCGACTCCGCGAGTACACTGACGGCGACCACCTCTGGCTGCGAAACATCGGCTCGACGGCGACCAGCCAGTTGCTCGACACCGTCATCTTCGTCGGCGTCGGCTTCTACGTCCTCCAGGGACTGCCGTTCGCCGAGGCCCTGACGCTCGTCGTCGGCCAGTACGTCTTCAAGCTCCTCGTCGCCGTCGCCGACACCCCGTTCGTCTACGGCGTCGTCGAACTGGCCAAGCGGACGGACGCGAACGTCGTCCCGGTCCGGGCGGACTGA
- a CDS encoding ribbon-helix-helix domain-containing protein has protein sequence MPKISVEIPRELLNDLDRHVGDDGKFVNRSDAIRASIRKNLDILDEIDDRHGRLADEEVSEDE, from the coding sequence ATGCCCAAGATTAGCGTGGAGATTCCCCGGGAACTCCTGAACGACCTGGACCGCCACGTCGGCGACGACGGGAAGTTCGTCAACCGGAGCGACGCCATCCGCGCGTCGATCCGCAAGAACCTCGACATCCTCGACGAGATAGACGACCGACACGGCCGACTGGCAGACGAAGAGGTGTCCGAAGATGAGTGA